In Halorussus limi, a genomic segment contains:
- a CDS encoding DUF7282 domain-containing protein: MTRDKKTLSAVFMAVLLVLASGTAVSLAVTGSTADAGANAVGVQETTTAQNGEETTRQADEPANGGANVTINEQQSNGERIVVESATLPEGGFIAIHDSSVAEAPLASVLGNSVYLEPGTHENVTITLARPITESQTLVAMPHFDTNNNQVYDFVLSTGEVDGPYTTDGQVLVDQANVTVAQEETTTTEAEAEETTTTEEEVEETTTTEEDVVETTTTEEEVEETTTTEADVEETTTEADAEETTTTEEVVDETTTEGEVEETTTAEAPEGMEQFVFKIEQMNIDRWSFVIGDEETPDRTQTISNVTITDRRVTINLTKVLQQSAAAQQQAGPITTVSPEKAEQMIEENLSQDLQTVRYVISDVTIENVTFVVTAPEDIELPQPPMTTTTAQPEETTTTEEEVEETTTTEEVVEETTTTTEDVVNETTTTEEVEETTTTEEVVEETTTTEEEVEETTTTEEEAEETTTTEGEVEETTTTEEVVGETTTTEEGQGTAAGVQSFEVAQLDAPDSATAGDNVTVSATVSNPNDQQATQQVAFRLEGTVVARQNVTLDAGEQTTVEFEVGTEGVPAGQYIHGVYTRDFGELGVIVIEEPSEETTAAAETETPGNETTTAAA; this comes from the coding sequence ATGACACGTGACAAAAAGACACTTAGCGCCGTCTTCATGGCGGTGTTGCTGGTTTTGGCGAGCGGAACAGCGGTATCGCTCGCCGTGACGGGGAGTACAGCAGACGCAGGTGCGAACGCCGTGGGGGTTCAGGAGACGACCACCGCGCAGAACGGCGAGGAGACGACCAGACAGGCCGACGAACCGGCCAACGGCGGAGCGAACGTGACGATCAACGAGCAGCAGTCCAACGGTGAGCGGATCGTCGTCGAGTCGGCGACCCTCCCGGAGGGCGGCTTCATCGCCATCCACGACTCGTCGGTCGCCGAGGCTCCGCTCGCGAGCGTCCTCGGCAACTCGGTGTACCTCGAACCGGGCACTCACGAGAACGTGACTATCACGCTCGCCCGGCCTATCACCGAGAGCCAGACGCTCGTCGCGATGCCGCACTTCGACACGAACAACAACCAGGTCTACGACTTCGTTCTCTCGACCGGTGAGGTCGACGGTCCGTACACGACCGACGGCCAAGTTCTCGTCGACCAAGCCAACGTGACCGTCGCGCAGGAAGAGACGACGACCACCGAGGCGGAAGCCGAGGAGACCACCACCACCGAGGAAGAAGTCGAGGAAACCACGACGACCGAGGAGGACGTCGTGGAGACGACCACTACTGAGGAAGAGGTCGAGGAGACCACCACCACCGAAGCGGACGTCGAGGAAACCACGACCGAGGCGGACGCTGAGGAGACCACCACCACCGAAGAAGTAGTCGACGAGACGACGACCGAGGGAGAGGTCGAGGAGACGACGACCGCCGAGGCTCCCGAGGGAATGGAGCAGTTCGTCTTCAAAATCGAGCAGATGAACATCGACCGATGGTCCTTCGTCATCGGTGACGAGGAGACGCCCGACCGGACGCAGACGATCAGTAACGTCACCATCACCGACCGGCGCGTCACCATCAACCTGACCAAGGTTCTCCAGCAGAGCGCCGCGGCCCAGCAGCAGGCGGGACCGATAACGACCGTGAGTCCCGAGAAGGCCGAGCAGATGATAGAGGAGAACCTCTCGCAGGACCTTCAGACCGTCCGCTACGTCATCAGCGACGTCACCATCGAGAACGTGACGTTCGTCGTCACGGCTCCCGAGGACATCGAACTGCCTCAGCCGCCGATGACGACCACGACGGCGCAACCCGAAGAGACCACGACCACCGAAGAAGAGGTCGAGGAAACGACGACGACCGAGGAAGTCGTCGAGGAGACCACGACCACGACCGAGGACGTAGTTAACGAGACTACGACCACGGAGGAGGTCGAGGAGACTACGACGACCGAGGAGGTCGTCGAAGAGACCACGACCACCGAAGAAGAGGTCGAGGAGACCACGACCACCGAGGAGGAAGCCGAGGAAACGACGACCACCGAAGGAGAGGTCGAGGAGACCACCACGACCGAGGAAGTGGTCGGTGAAACCACGACCACCGAAGAGGGTCAGGGCACGGCCGCTGGCGTCCAGTCCTTCGAGGTCGCGCAACTCGACGCGCCCGACAGCGCAACGGCGGGCGACAACGTCACCGTGAGCGCCACGGTCAGCAACCCCAACGACCAGCAGGCGACCCAGCAGGTCGCGTTCCGGCTCGAGGGGACCGTCGTCGCGCGTCAGAACGTCACGCTCGACGCGGGCGAACAGACCACCGTCGAGTTCGAGGTCGGCACCGAAGGCGTGCCCGCGGGTCAGTACATCCACGGGGTGTACACCCGCGACTTCGGTGAACTCGGGGTCATCGTGATAGAGGAACCGAGCGAAGAGACGACCGCCGCCGCGGAGACCGAGACGCCCGGTAACGAGACGACCACGGCCGCCGCGTAA